A single window of Salvia splendens isolate huo1 chromosome 6, SspV2, whole genome shotgun sequence DNA harbors:
- the LOC121806301 gene encoding patatin-like protein 3 isoform X2 produces MDKKCIYLPLVVLLIVFPTSYAQTRAKMVTVLSIDGGGVRGIIPATILAHLESKLQELDGPNARIVDYMDVIAGTSTGGLIATMLTAPGANNRPLYAATNITNFYLEQCPKIFPEKSRRGFVGRLTNLFGGPKYDGKYLKGMVQELLGNLTMSHTLTNLVIPTFNIKRLQPVIFSTNDTLIAITHVSKEVLLGRFKLEDMQPMDSTRMLVLSLGTGLGRVEEKYNAKDAAKWGLLRWVYNDGASPILDIFGDASSDMVDIHVSTVFQSISNEQNYLRIQEDGLVGDASSLDVATEKNLQTLVQIGADLLKKPVSRVDLETGRPVPVQGEGTNGDALARFAKLLSDEKKFRHSN; encoded by the exons ATGGATAAAAAATGCATCTATCTTCCTCTTGTCGTCCTCTTGATAGTTTTTCCGACTTCGTATGCACAAACAAGAGCTAAAATGGTGACGGTTTTAAGCATCGACGGAGGCGGCGTCCGAGGCATTATTCCGGCCACAATACTAGCCCATCTCGAATCCAAACTCCAG GAGTTAGATGGTCCGAACGCAAGAATTGTTGATTACATGGATGTGATTGCCGGAACAAGCACCGGGGGGCTTATCGCCACCATGCTGACGGCCCCTGGCGCCAACAACCGGCCTTTGTACGCTGCGACGAACATCACTAACTTCTACTTGGAGCAATGCCCCAAAATCTTCCCGGAAAAAAG CCGGAGAGGCTTTGTGGGGCGGCTGACGAATTTATTCGGCGGCCCCAAATACGACGGAAAGTATCTAAAAGGGATGGTCCAAGAATTGCTAGGGAACCTCACTATGAGCCACACATTGACGAATCTTGTTATTCCTACCTTTAACATCAAACGCCTCCAGCCAGTTATCTTCTCCACCAATGAT ACACTAATAGCCATTACACACGTCTCCAAAGAAGTATTGCTGGGAAGATTCAAACTAGAAGACATGCAGCCCATGGACAGCACCAGAATGTTGGTGCTGTCCCTCGGCACCGGCCTCGGTCGGGTTGAAGAGAAGTACAATGCAAAGGACGCGGCCAAATGGGGCCTGCTCCGTTGGGTATACAACGACGGTGCCTCCCCAATACTTGATATTTTTGGAGACGCTAGCTCGGACATGGTCGACATCCATGTCTCCACCGTTTTTCAATCCATAAGCAACGAACAAAACTACCTGCGAATTCAG GAGGATGGCTTGGTGGGGGATGCGTCGTCACTGGATGTTGCAACCGAGAAGAATTTGCAAACGCTTGTGCAAATCGGCGCGGATCTGCTGAAGAAGCCGGTTTCGAGGGTGGATCTCGAGACGGGCCGACCGGTCCCGGTTCAAGGAGAGGGTACTAATGGAGATGCTTTGGCTCGATTCGCCAAGTTGCTATCCGATGAGAAAAAGTTCCGCCATTCCAATTAG
- the LOC121806301 gene encoding patatin-like protein 2 isoform X1: MDKKCIYLPLVVLLIVFPTSYAQTRAKMVTVLSIDGGGVRGIIPATILAHLESKLQELDGPNARIVDYMDVIAGTSTGGLIATMLTAPGANNRPLYAATNITNFYLEQCPKIFPEKSRRGFVGRLTNLFGGPKYDGKYLKGMVQELLGNLTMSHTLTNLVIPTFNIKRLQPVIFSTNDGKANVSKNALLSDVCLGTSAAPTYLPPHYFEIKDAGGQIHTFDLVDGGVAANNPTLIAITHVSKEVLLGRFKLEDMQPMDSTRMLVLSLGTGLGRVEEKYNAKDAAKWGLLRWVYNDGASPILDIFGDASSDMVDIHVSTVFQSISNEQNYLRIQEDGLVGDASSLDVATEKNLQTLVQIGADLLKKPVSRVDLETGRPVPVQGEGTNGDALARFAKLLSDEKKFRHSN, translated from the exons ATGGATAAAAAATGCATCTATCTTCCTCTTGTCGTCCTCTTGATAGTTTTTCCGACTTCGTATGCACAAACAAGAGCTAAAATGGTGACGGTTTTAAGCATCGACGGAGGCGGCGTCCGAGGCATTATTCCGGCCACAATACTAGCCCATCTCGAATCCAAACTCCAG GAGTTAGATGGTCCGAACGCAAGAATTGTTGATTACATGGATGTGATTGCCGGAACAAGCACCGGGGGGCTTATCGCCACCATGCTGACGGCCCCTGGCGCCAACAACCGGCCTTTGTACGCTGCGACGAACATCACTAACTTCTACTTGGAGCAATGCCCCAAAATCTTCCCGGAAAAAAG CCGGAGAGGCTTTGTGGGGCGGCTGACGAATTTATTCGGCGGCCCCAAATACGACGGAAAGTATCTAAAAGGGATGGTCCAAGAATTGCTAGGGAACCTCACTATGAGCCACACATTGACGAATCTTGTTATTCCTACCTTTAACATCAAACGCCTCCAGCCAGTTATCTTCTCCACCAATGAT GGTAAAGCAAATGTTTCTAAAAATGCTCTATTATCCGATGTGTGCCTTGGCACCTCTGCGGCTCCAACTTATCTCCCACCTCACTATTTCGAGATCAAAGACGCCGGCGGGCAAATACACACCTTCGACCTCGTGGACGGCGGCGTGGCAGCAAACAATCCC ACACTAATAGCCATTACACACGTCTCCAAAGAAGTATTGCTGGGAAGATTCAAACTAGAAGACATGCAGCCCATGGACAGCACCAGAATGTTGGTGCTGTCCCTCGGCACCGGCCTCGGTCGGGTTGAAGAGAAGTACAATGCAAAGGACGCGGCCAAATGGGGCCTGCTCCGTTGGGTATACAACGACGGTGCCTCCCCAATACTTGATATTTTTGGAGACGCTAGCTCGGACATGGTCGACATCCATGTCTCCACCGTTTTTCAATCCATAAGCAACGAACAAAACTACCTGCGAATTCAG GAGGATGGCTTGGTGGGGGATGCGTCGTCACTGGATGTTGCAACCGAGAAGAATTTGCAAACGCTTGTGCAAATCGGCGCGGATCTGCTGAAGAAGCCGGTTTCGAGGGTGGATCTCGAGACGGGCCGACCGGTCCCGGTTCAAGGAGAGGGTACTAATGGAGATGCTTTGGCTCGATTCGCCAAGTTGCTATCCGATGAGAAAAAGTTCCGCCATTCCAATTAG